In Alloyangia pacifica, the following proteins share a genomic window:
- the murC gene encoding UDP-N-acetylmuramate--L-alanine ligase — protein MSPATKLPGDVGPIHFVGIGGIGMSGIAEVLLNHGYAVQGSDLKCSKITERLVSLGAVVFEGQRAENLENAQVVVISSAIKPGNPELDEARRRGLPVVRRAEMLAELMRLKSNIAVAGTHGKTTTTTMVATLLDAGDLDPTVINGGIIHAYGSNARVGLGEWMVVEADESDGTFNRLPATIAIVTNIDPEHMEHWGSIEKLRDGFYQFVSNIPFYGVAVCCTDHPEVQALVGRVTDRRVITYGFNAQADVRAVNLRYEKGVAHFDVAFQAEDMVIEGCTLPMPGDHNVSNALSAIAIAHHLGMTADEIRAALASFGGVNRRFTRVGEVNGVTIIDDYGHHPVEIAAVLKAARQASEGRVIAVHQPHRYSRLHTLFDDFCTCFNEADVVAIAEVYGAGEDPIEGATRDDLVAGLIRHGHRHARAILSEDDLERLVREQARPGDMVVCLGAGTISAWANNLPARLES, from the coding sequence ATGAGCCCGGCAACCAAGCTTCCGGGCGATGTCGGCCCGATCCATTTCGTCGGCATCGGCGGCATCGGCATGTCGGGCATCGCCGAGGTGCTGCTGAACCACGGCTATGCGGTGCAGGGCTCGGACCTCAAGTGCTCCAAGATCACCGAACGGCTGGTCTCGCTGGGTGCAGTGGTCTTCGAGGGCCAGCGCGCCGAGAACCTCGAGAACGCGCAGGTGGTGGTGATCTCCTCGGCGATCAAGCCGGGCAACCCCGAGCTCGACGAGGCACGGCGGCGCGGCCTGCCGGTGGTGCGCCGGGCCGAGATGCTGGCCGAACTGATGCGGCTCAAGTCGAACATCGCGGTGGCGGGCACCCACGGCAAAACCACGACGACCACCATGGTCGCGACACTGCTCGACGCCGGGGACCTCGACCCCACGGTGATCAACGGTGGCATCATCCACGCTTACGGCTCGAACGCCCGCGTCGGCCTCGGCGAGTGGATGGTGGTCGAGGCCGACGAGAGCGACGGCACCTTCAACCGTCTGCCCGCGACCATCGCCATCGTCACCAATATCGACCCCGAGCACATGGAGCACTGGGGCTCGATCGAGAAGCTGCGCGACGGCTTTTACCAGTTCGTTTCGAACATTCCCTTCTACGGCGTTGCCGTCTGCTGCACTGACCATCCCGAGGTGCAGGCCTTGGTCGGCCGGGTGACCGACCGCCGAGTGATCACCTACGGGTTCAATGCGCAGGCCGACGTGCGCGCGGTAAACCTGCGCTATGAAAAGGGCGTGGCCCATTTCGACGTCGCCTTCCAGGCCGAAGACATGGTGATCGAGGGCTGCACCCTGCCGATGCCCGGCGATCACAACGTCTCGAACGCGCTCTCGGCCATCGCCATTGCGCATCACCTCGGCATGACCGCCGACGAGATCCGCGCGGCTCTGGCCAGCTTCGGCGGGGTCAACCGCCGCTTCACGCGCGTCGGCGAGGTCAACGGCGTCACCATCATCGACGACTACGGCCACCACCCGGTGGAAATTGCTGCCGTGCTGAAGGCGGCGCGGCAGGCATCGGAAGGCCGGGTCATCGCCGTGCACCAGCCACACCGCTACTCGCGGCTGCACACGCTGTTCGACGATTTCTGCACCTGCTTCAACGAGGCAGACGTGGTCGCCATCGCCGAGGTCTACGGCGCGGGCGAGGACCCGATCGAGGGCGCGACCCGCGACGATCTCGTCGCCGGGCTGATCCGCCATGGCCACCGCCATGCCCGCGCGATCCTGTCCGAGGACGACCTCGAGCGGCTGGTGCGCGAGCAGGCGCGTCCGGGCGACATGGTGGTCTGCCTTGGCGCGGGCACGATCTCGGCTTGGGCCAACAACCTGCCCGCGCGGCTGGAAAGCTGA
- a CDS encoding UDP-N-acetylglucosamine--N-acetylmuramyl-(pentapeptide) pyrophosphoryl-undecaprenol N-acetylglucosamine transferase, whose product MAQHGGPDQGRQPLLVIAAGGTGGHMFPAQALAEIMLRRGWRVKLSTDARGARYTGGFPHSTEIEEVSSATFARGGLIAKAMVPLRIAKGVLSMARRFRRDRPNVVVGFGGYPSIPALGAARLLKLPAMIHEQNGVLGKVNEKFAHKVDAVACGTWPTRLPEGVEGIPVGNPVRSAVRERAGAGYIPPGDYPMSLLVIGGSQGARILSDVVPPAIERLPMELLRHLRISHQARDEDGERVAKFYYEHGIDAEVQPFFNDVPARMSEAQLVISRSGASSVADISVIGRPSILIPYAAALADHQTVNAQGLVDAGAAIRIPESKLSVEAMTEAMMAVLCNPEGAAQMSRAALSVSHPDAALGLAQMVEELAGFGSDDTYDAEPEAYEPGDEEQAYEQETGQR is encoded by the coding sequence ATGGCGCAACACGGCGGGCCGGACCAAGGCAGGCAACCGCTTCTGGTCATCGCGGCCGGCGGCACCGGCGGGCACATGTTCCCGGCACAGGCACTGGCCGAGATCATGCTGCGGCGCGGCTGGCGGGTGAAGCTCTCTACCGATGCGCGCGGCGCGCGCTACACCGGCGGATTTCCCCATTCCACCGAGATCGAAGAGGTCTCCTCTGCCACCTTCGCCCGCGGCGGCCTCATTGCCAAGGCCATGGTGCCGCTGCGCATTGCCAAGGGTGTGCTGTCCATGGCGCGGCGTTTTCGCCGCGACCGGCCGAACGTGGTCGTGGGCTTCGGTGGCTACCCGTCGATCCCGGCGCTCGGCGCGGCGCGGCTGCTGAAGCTTCCCGCGATGATCCACGAGCAGAACGGCGTGCTGGGCAAGGTGAACGAGAAGTTCGCCCACAAGGTGGACGCCGTGGCCTGCGGCACATGGCCGACGCGCCTGCCCGAGGGTGTTGAGGGCATTCCTGTCGGCAACCCGGTGCGCAGCGCCGTGCGCGAGCGGGCAGGGGCGGGCTACATCCCGCCGGGCGATTACCCGATGTCGCTGCTGGTGATCGGCGGCTCGCAGGGCGCTCGCATCCTGTCCGACGTGGTGCCCCCGGCGATCGAGCGCCTGCCGATGGAGCTGCTGCGGCATCTGCGCATCAGCCATCAGGCGCGCGACGAGGACGGCGAGCGGGTGGCGAAGTTCTATTACGAGCACGGAATCGACGCCGAGGTGCAGCCCTTCTTCAACGACGTGCCCGCACGCATGTCCGAGGCGCAGCTGGTGATCTCGCGCTCGGGGGCGTCCTCGGTGGCCGATATCTCGGTGATCGGGCGTCCGTCGATCCTCATCCCCTACGCGGCGGCGCTGGCGGATCACCAGACGGTCAACGCGCAAGGGCTTGTCGATGCTGGCGCGGCGATCCGTATCCCCGAGAGCAAGCTCTCGGTCGAGGCGATGACCGAAGCGATGATGGCCGTGCTCTGCAACCCCGAGGGCGCGGCGCAGATGTCGCGCGCCGCGCTGTCGGTCTCGCATCCTGACGCTGCGCTGGGTCTGGCGCAGATGGTCGAGGAACTGGCAGGATTCGGATCCGACGATACATACGACGCGGAGCCGGAAGCCTATGAGCCCGGCGACGAAGAACAGGCGTATGAGCAGGAGACGGGGCAGAGATGA
- the murB gene encoding UDP-N-acetylmuramate dehydrogenase produces MIDQLPPVRGRLTEGRLLSELTWLRVGGPAEVLFQPADLQDLQDFLAALPAEVPVFPMGVGSNLIVRDGGMRGVVIRLGRGFNGIEAEGTRVTAGAAALDAHVAKRAAQAGVDLTFLRTIPGSIGGAVRMNAGCYGTYVADRLVEIRAVTRQGALVTLPAAELNLQYRQSELPEGAVVVEAVFEGPQGDPAGLDARMEAQLKKRDETQPTKDRTAGSTFRNPAGFSSTGREDDTHEMKAWKVIDEAGMRGATQGGAQMSPMHSNFLVNTGEASAADLEGLGEEVRKRVFQHSGLQLQWEIMRVGDPLEN; encoded by the coding sequence ATGATTGACCAGCTTCCCCCCGTCCGTGGCCGCCTCACCGAGGGCCGCCTGCTTTCCGAACTGACCTGGCTGCGCGTTGGCGGACCCGCCGAGGTGCTGTTTCAGCCCGCCGACCTTCAGGACCTGCAGGACTTCCTGGCGGCGCTGCCTGCCGAAGTGCCGGTCTTCCCGATGGGGGTCGGGTCGAATCTCATCGTGCGCGACGGCGGCATGCGCGGCGTGGTGATCCGCCTCGGGCGCGGCTTCAACGGCATCGAAGCCGAAGGCACCCGTGTCACAGCTGGCGCGGCGGCGCTCGACGCCCATGTGGCGAAGCGCGCGGCGCAGGCGGGGGTGGATCTCACCTTCCTGCGCACCATTCCCGGCTCGATCGGCGGGGCGGTGCGGATGAACGCGGGCTGCTATGGCACCTATGTCGCGGACCGCCTGGTCGAGATTCGCGCCGTGACCCGGCAGGGCGCGCTGGTGACCCTTCCGGCCGCCGAGCTGAACCTGCAGTACCGCCAGTCCGAGCTGCCCGAGGGCGCGGTGGTGGTCGAGGCGGTTTTCGAGGGGCCGCAGGGCGATCCGGCGGGACTCGACGCCCGCATGGAGGCGCAGCTGAAGAAGCGCGACGAGACTCAGCCGACCAAGGACCGCACGGCGGGGTCGACCTTCCGCAATCCGGCGGGCTTCAGCTCGACCGGGCGCGAGGACGACACCCATGAGATGAAGGCCTGGAAGGTGATCGACGAGGCCGGGATGCGCGGTGCCACGCAGGGCGGGGCGCAGATGAGCCCGATGCACTCCAACTTCCTGGTGAACACCGGCGAGGCAAGTGCCGCCGATCTCGAAGGGCTGGGCGAGGAAGTTCGAAAAAGGGTTTTCCAACACAGTGGTTTGCAGCTACAGTGGGAAATCATGCGGGT
- a CDS encoding DUF2484 family protein: MTPSLFLACLWLVLANVLGMLPSRDNHWTRAYVLIALGVPLIGWVWWQSGPWVGMVVLLAGMSVLRWPMLYLIRWLRARLG; encoded by the coding sequence ATGACCCCATCGCTCTTTCTTGCCTGCCTGTGGCTGGTGCTGGCCAATGTGCTCGGCATGCTGCCCTCGCGCGACAATCACTGGACGCGTGCCTATGTGCTGATCGCGCTCGGGGTGCCGCTGATCGGTTGGGTCTGGTGGCAGAGCGGGCCCTGGGTCGGGATGGTTGTTCTGCTGGCCGGGATGAGCGTGCTGCGCTGGCCGATGCTCTATCTGATCCGCTGGCTGCGCGCCCGGCTGGGCTGA
- a CDS encoding peptidoglycan glycosyltransferase FtsW: MTEMVYGAVSVRDGEPVLPKWWRTVDRWSLSCVLMLFGVGILLGLAASPPLAERNGFAPFHYVQRQAFFGGLALAAMFFTSLMTPVMVRRAAVIGFACAFASLLALPVLGTDFGKGAVRWYSLGFASVQPSEFLKPVFAVVAAWLMAASQEIGGPPGKSWSFALTCAIVLTLALQPDFGQACLVLFGWGVMWFVGGAPMFLLLGLAGLVVLSGTFAYNNSEHFARRIDGFLTPDVDPTTQLGYATNAIREGGFFGVGVGEGQVKWSLPDAHTDFIIAVAAEEYGLVLVMVIIALYATVVVRSMLRLMRERDPFIRLAGTGLAAMFGVQAMINMGVAVRLLPAKGMTLPFVSYGGSSLIAGGIAVGMLLAFTRTRPQGEIGEILRARMR, from the coding sequence ATGACGGAAATGGTCTACGGCGCGGTCTCCGTGCGCGATGGCGAACCTGTCCTGCCCAAGTGGTGGCGGACGGTGGACAGATGGTCTCTGTCCTGCGTGCTGATGCTCTTCGGGGTAGGTATCCTGCTGGGGCTGGCGGCCTCGCCGCCTCTGGCCGAGCGCAACGGCTTTGCGCCCTTCCATTACGTCCAGCGGCAGGCTTTCTTCGGCGGGCTGGCGCTGGCGGCGATGTTCTTCACGTCGCTGATGACCCCTGTTATGGTCCGCCGCGCGGCGGTGATCGGCTTTGCCTGCGCCTTCGCCTCGCTGCTGGCGCTGCCGGTGCTCGGCACCGACTTCGGCAAGGGGGCGGTGCGCTGGTACTCGCTGGGCTTTGCCTCGGTGCAACCCTCGGAGTTCCTCAAGCCGGTCTTCGCCGTTGTCGCCGCCTGGCTGATGGCCGCGAGCCAGGAGATCGGCGGCCCGCCGGGCAAGAGCTGGTCCTTCGCGCTCACCTGCGCCATCGTCCTCACGCTCGCGCTGCAGCCCGATTTCGGACAGGCCTGCCTCGTGCTTTTCGGCTGGGGCGTGATGTGGTTCGTCGGCGGCGCGCCGATGTTCCTGCTGCTTGGCCTCGCCGGGCTCGTGGTGCTGAGCGGCACCTTCGCCTACAACAACTCCGAGCACTTCGCCCGCCGTATCGACGGCTTCCTGACGCCCGACGTCGACCCAACCACGCAGCTCGGCTACGCCACCAACGCCATCCGCGAGGGCGGATTCTTTGGCGTCGGCGTGGGGGAGGGGCAGGTGAAATGGTCGCTGCCGGACGCGCATACGGACTTCATCATCGCCGTCGCCGCCGAGGAATACGGGCTGGTGCTGGTCATGGTCATCATCGCGCTCTACGCCACGGTGGTCGTGCGTTCGATGCTGCGACTGATGCGCGAGCGTGACCCCTTCATTCGGCTGGCCGGCACCGGCCTTGCCGCCATGTTCGGCGTGCAGGCGATGATCAACATGGGCGTCGCGGTGCGCCTGCTTCCGGCCAAGGGCATGACGCTGCCCTTCGTCAGCTATGGCGGCTCGTCCCTTATTGCGGGCGGCATCGCCGTCGGCATGCTGCTGGCGTTCACCCGCACCCGTCCGCAGGGCGAGATCGGCGAGATCCTGCGCGCAAGAATGCGCTGA
- a CDS encoding NAD(P)/FAD-dependent oxidoreductase, with protein MQIKTLILGAGAAGLMCAAHAGPGTLVIDHARAPGEKIRISGGGRCNFTNLGTEPARFLSQNPHFCKSALARYTQWDFIELVSRHGIAWHEKTLGQLFCDGKATQIVAMLLREMEAVGAELWLQTSLRELTHADGVYTARVERDGRETVIRAANLVVATGGRSIPKMGATGLAYEIASQFGHALVTPRPGLVPLTFPEGRFAGLAGVSLPARVTANGTSFDEALLFTHRGLSGPSILQASSYWHEGEEITVNLSPALDPAAHLRAARKGAGKRSLTTELRQILPERLVAHLTDQLDLSGNLADLSDKRAETLSDSLRNWTLRPSGSEGWRTAEVTLGGVDTNGLNSKTMASKTVPGLHFIGEAVDVTGWLGGYNFQWAWASGAAAGRSLAAG; from the coding sequence ATGCAGATCAAGACGCTCATCCTCGGCGCCGGCGCGGCCGGTCTCATGTGCGCGGCCCACGCGGGGCCGGGCACTCTGGTCATCGATCATGCCCGGGCGCCGGGTGAGAAGATCCGCATCTCGGGCGGCGGGCGGTGCAATTTCACCAACCTCGGGACCGAGCCCGCGCGCTTCCTGTCTCAAAACCCGCATTTCTGCAAATCGGCGCTGGCGCGCTATACCCAGTGGGACTTCATCGAACTGGTTTCGCGCCATGGCATCGCCTGGCATGAAAAGACCCTCGGCCAGCTTTTCTGCGACGGCAAGGCAACGCAGATCGTCGCCATGCTGCTGCGCGAGATGGAAGCAGTCGGCGCCGAGCTCTGGCTGCAGACTTCGCTGCGCGAGCTGACCCACGCCGACGGCGTCTACACCGCCCGCGTCGAGCGCGACGGCCGCGAGACCGTGATCCGGGCCGCGAACCTTGTGGTTGCCACTGGCGGGCGCTCGATTCCCAAGATGGGGGCCACCGGCCTCGCCTATGAGATCGCCAGCCAATTCGGCCACGCGCTGGTGACGCCCCGCCCGGGCCTCGTGCCGCTGACCTTCCCCGAGGGGCGCTTTGCGGGTCTCGCCGGGGTGTCGCTGCCCGCGCGGGTCACGGCGAATGGCACCAGCTTTGACGAGGCGCTGCTCTTCACCCACCGCGGCCTTTCGGGGCCGTCGATCCTGCAGGCCTCGAGCTACTGGCACGAGGGCGAGGAGATCACCGTCAATCTCTCGCCGGCCCTTGATCCCGCCGCCCACCTGCGCGCAGCGCGCAAGGGCGCCGGAAAGCGGTCGCTGACCACCGAGCTGCGACAGATTCTGCCCGAGCGGCTGGTCGCACACCTCACCGATCAGCTCGACCTCTCGGGCAACCTCGCGGATCTCTCGGACAAGCGCGCCGAGACGCTGTCTGACTCGCTGCGCAACTGGACCCTGCGCCCCTCGGGCTCCGAGGGCTGGCGCACCGCCGAGGTCACGCTTGGCGGGGTCGACACGAACGGGCTGAACAGCAAGACCATGGCGTCGAAAACCGTGCCCGGACTACATTTCATCGGCGAGGCAGTGGACGTGACCGGCTGGCTCGGTGGCTACAACTTCCAATGGGCCTGGGCCTCGGGCGCGGCAGCCGGGCGGAGCCTTGCTGCGGGCTGA